A section of the Stenotrophomonas acidaminiphila genome encodes:
- a CDS encoding transglycosylase translates to MKTGLGIAGVLIAALTAMPASAGTLYKCLGADGVSNYVSKRIRGASCSVVGSYRPSARPASRPPAAAPAASAGGATTADRPAPTTVTASAAPATPAPAPAPVSRAQRVVSGQVYTYMKDGVRHYTSARPAQVASLGEVRTIRYSYIERCYACGANPGVNFGTVRLNTQAYRAEIAAAAREFGVEEAVVRAVIHAESAFNPTALSRAGAQGLMQLMPATARRFGVSDAYDASQNIRGGVRYLSWLLRRFNGDLTLAAAGYNAGEGAVDRHGGVPPYNETQYYVKRVAQLADRYRGELGSRQ, encoded by the coding sequence ATGAAGACCGGACTGGGGATTGCTGGGGTATTGATCGCCGCGCTGACGGCTATGCCGGCCAGTGCCGGTACCCTGTACAAGTGCCTCGGTGCCGATGGCGTCTCCAACTACGTCAGCAAGCGCATCCGCGGAGCCAGCTGCAGCGTGGTCGGCAGCTACCGGCCGTCGGCCCGGCCGGCCAGCCGGCCACCGGCCGCCGCGCCCGCGGCCAGTGCCGGGGGCGCCACCACCGCGGACCGCCCCGCGCCCACCACGGTGACCGCCAGCGCAGCGCCCGCCACACCGGCGCCAGCGCCGGCGCCCGTCAGCCGCGCGCAGCGGGTGGTCAGCGGGCAGGTCTATACCTACATGAAGGACGGCGTGCGCCACTACACCAGCGCCCGTCCGGCGCAGGTCGCCAGCCTGGGCGAAGTACGCACCATCCGCTACAGCTACATCGAGCGCTGCTATGCCTGCGGCGCCAACCCTGGCGTCAACTTCGGCACGGTGCGGCTCAACACCCAGGCCTATCGCGCCGAAATCGCCGCCGCGGCGCGCGAGTTCGGGGTCGAGGAGGCGGTGGTGCGCGCGGTGATCCATGCCGAGTCGGCGTTCAATCCCACTGCCTTGAGCCGCGCCGGCGCGCAGGGGCTGATGCAGCTGATGCCGGCCACCGCGCGCCGCTTCGGCGTGAGCGATGCCTACGACGCCAGCCAGAACATCCGCGGCGGCGTGCGCTACCTGTCGTGGCTGCTGCGCCGCTTCAACGGCGACCTGACGCTGGCCGCGGCCGGTTACAACGCCGGCGAGGGCGCGGTGGACCGGCACGGGGGCGTACCGCCCTACAACGAAACCCAGTATTACGTAAAGCGCGTGGCGCAGTTGGCCGACCGCTACCGTGGCGAGCTGGGTTCGCGCCAATGA
- a CDS encoding ClpXP protease specificity-enhancing factor, which yields MSEESFRMSSHRPYLLRALVEWINDNGMTPHIMVDAGVPGVQVPASAVKDERVVLNIAERAVMRLHIDNDAVSFTARFSGVSFPVNVPIAAVLAVYARETGQGMALPDDIPGNDGPEPHDDDTSPPTPPDPPQPSGKRPFLRVVK from the coding sequence ATGAGTGAAGAATCTTTCCGCATGAGCAGCCATCGCCCCTACCTGTTGCGGGCGCTGGTGGAGTGGATCAACGACAACGGCATGACCCCGCACATCATGGTCGACGCCGGCGTGCCCGGCGTGCAGGTGCCGGCCAGCGCCGTAAAGGACGAGCGGGTCGTGCTGAACATCGCCGAGCGCGCGGTGATGCGGCTGCACATCGACAACGATGCGGTGAGTTTCACCGCGCGTTTTTCCGGCGTCAGCTTCCCGGTGAACGTGCCGATCGCCGCGGTGCTGGCGGTGTATGCGCGCGAAACCGGGCAGGGCATGGCTTTGCCCGATGACATTCCGGGCAATGATGGGCCGGAACCGCACGACGACGACACCTCGCCGCCCACGCCACCGGATCCGCCGCAGCCCTCGGGCAAGCGCCCGTTCCTGCGGGTCGTGAAATGA
- a CDS encoding ubiquinol-cytochrome c reductase iron-sulfur subunit encodes MANDGVNDPVNAGRRRFLTATTAVVGAVGAGFAAVPFIKSWNPSAKAQLAGAPVNADISALQEGQRLVLEWRGQPIWIVKRSKAVLEALPTLDGRLRDPKSENADQQPDYVRKANPELRSIKPEISVLVGLCTHLGCSPEMAAEIKPEPYDPEWKGGYFCPCHKSRFDMAGRVFQGVPAPTNLVVPPHHYADDNTIVIGVDPKGAA; translated from the coding sequence ATGGCCAACGATGGGGTAAATGATCCAGTCAATGCCGGACGCCGGCGCTTCCTGACCGCGACCACCGCCGTGGTCGGCGCAGTCGGGGCAGGTTTCGCAGCAGTTCCTTTCATCAAGTCATGGAATCCCAGTGCCAAGGCCCAGCTGGCCGGCGCACCGGTGAATGCCGACATCAGCGCGTTGCAGGAGGGGCAGCGCCTGGTCCTAGAGTGGCGAGGCCAGCCGATCTGGATCGTCAAGCGCTCCAAAGCGGTGCTCGAGGCGTTGCCGACGCTCGATGGCCGCCTGCGCGACCCCAAGTCCGAGAATGCGGACCAGCAGCCGGATTATGTGCGCAAGGCCAACCCGGAGCTGCGCTCGATCAAGCCGGAAATCTCGGTGCTGGTCGGCCTGTGCACCCACCTGGGCTGCTCGCCGGAAATGGCCGCCGAGATCAAGCCCGAGCCGTATGACCCGGAATGGAAGGGTGGCTACTTCTGCCCGTGCCACAAGTCGCGCTTCGACATGGCCGGACGCGTGTTCCAGGGCGTGCCGGCGCCGACCAACCTGGTCGTGCCACCACATCACTACGCCGACGACAACACCATCGTCATCGGCGTCGATCCGAAGGGGGCGGCGTAA
- a CDS encoding cytochrome b — protein MADNILVRAANGVMGWVNDRAPALMPMYRKHMSEYYAPKNFNIWYIFGVLSMVVLVNQIVTGIFLTMHYKTSAAEAFASVEYIMRDVEWGWLIRYMHSTGASLFFIVVYLHMFRGLMYGSYKKPRELVWILGMLIYLALMAEAFMGYVLPWGQMSFWGAKVIISLFGAIPVIGNGLTEWIMGDYLPSDATLNRFFALHVIAVPLVLLLLVVLHLGALHEVGSNNPDGVEIKKGPKGNRWSPTAPADGVPFHPYYTVKDTFYVFAMMVIAAFIIFFAPAFGGWFLEHDNFTEANSLVTPAHIKPVWYYTPYYAMLRVIPHKLSGVLVMFGAIAILFLVPWLDRAKVKSYRYRGLLSKLLLFGFAISFVWLGKIGAGPGTDPVETIIGRFLTAYYFLFFLTMPVWTKLDKTKLVPERVTTHD, from the coding sequence ATGGCTGACAACATCCTCGTCCGCGCCGCCAATGGCGTGATGGGCTGGGTCAACGACCGCGCCCCCGCGCTGATGCCGATGTACCGGAAGCACATGTCCGAGTACTACGCGCCGAAGAACTTCAACATCTGGTACATCTTCGGCGTGCTGTCGATGGTGGTGCTGGTCAACCAGATCGTCACCGGCATCTTCCTCACCATGCATTACAAGACCAGCGCGGCGGAAGCCTTCGCCTCGGTCGAGTACATCATGCGCGACGTGGAGTGGGGCTGGCTGATCCGCTACATGCACAGCACCGGCGCCTCGCTGTTCTTCATCGTCGTCTACCTGCACATGTTCCGCGGGCTGATGTACGGCTCCTACAAGAAGCCGCGCGAGCTGGTCTGGATCCTGGGCATGCTGATCTACCTGGCGCTGATGGCCGAAGCCTTCATGGGCTACGTGCTGCCGTGGGGCCAGATGTCGTTCTGGGGCGCGAAGGTCATCATCTCGCTGTTCGGCGCGATCCCGGTGATCGGCAACGGCCTGACCGAGTGGATCATGGGCGACTACCTGCCGTCCGACGCCACCTTGAACCGCTTCTTCGCCCTGCACGTGATCGCGGTGCCGCTGGTGCTGCTGTTGCTGGTGGTGCTGCACCTGGGGGCGCTGCACGAGGTGGGCTCCAACAACCCCGACGGCGTGGAGATCAAGAAGGGCCCGAAGGGCAACCGCTGGTCGCCGACCGCGCCGGCCGATGGCGTGCCGTTCCATCCGTATTACACGGTGAAGGACACCTTCTACGTGTTCGCGATGATGGTCATCGCCGCCTTCATCATCTTCTTCGCCCCGGCGTTTGGCGGCTGGTTCCTCGAGCACGACAACTTCACCGAGGCCAACAGCCTGGTGACCCCGGCGCACATCAAGCCGGTGTGGTACTACACGCCGTACTACGCGATGCTGCGGGTGATCCCGCACAAGCTCAGCGGCGTGCTGGTGATGTTCGGTGCCATCGCGATCCTGTTCCTGGTGCCGTGGCTGGACCGCGCCAAGGTCAAGTCCTACCGCTACCGCGGCCTGCTGTCCAAGCTGCTGCTGTTCGGCTTCGCCATCAGCTTCGTGTGGCTGGGCAAGATCGGTGCGGGCCCGGGTACCGACCCGGTGGAGACCATCATCGGCCGTTTCCTGACCGCGTATTACTTCCTCTTCTTCCTGACCATGCCAGTGTGGACCAAGCTGGACAAGACCAAGCTGGTGCCGGAGCGGGTGACGACGCATGACTAA
- a CDS encoding stringent starvation protein A, which produces MAASVRMRNTLTLFSANDDVLCHRVRLVLAAKGVTYDLVPVDPQNPPEDLIDLNPYHSVPTLVERELVLYAASVVSEYLDERYPHPPLMPVDPLSRARLRLAMLRIEHDWVPQVQAIQLGNKSQTEAARKRLKELVAQSVPLFKASKFFLNPEMSLADCAMAPIIWRLEALGIALPKDGKAIEDYGNRIFRNPGFIRSLTEQEKKLRDLPA; this is translated from the coding sequence ATGGCGGCGAGTGTGCGCATGCGAAATACCCTGACGTTGTTCTCGGCCAATGACGATGTCCTGTGCCATCGGGTGCGGCTGGTACTGGCCGCGAAGGGCGTCACCTACGATCTGGTCCCGGTCGATCCACAGAATCCGCCGGAAGATCTCATCGACCTCAATCCCTACCATTCGGTGCCGACCCTGGTCGAGCGCGAGCTGGTGCTCTATGCGGCCTCGGTGGTCAGCGAGTACCTGGACGAGCGCTACCCGCATCCACCGCTGATGCCGGTGGACCCGTTGTCGCGGGCGCGCCTGCGCCTGGCGATGTTGCGCATCGAGCACGACTGGGTGCCCCAGGTGCAGGCGATCCAGCTGGGCAACAAGAGCCAGACCGAAGCCGCCCGCAAGCGGCTGAAGGAGCTGGTGGCGCAGTCGGTGCCGTTGTTCAAGGCATCCAAGTTCTTCCTCAATCCGGAAATGAGCCTTGCCGACTGCGCGATGGCGCCGATCATCTGGCGGCTCGAGGCACTGGGCATCGCGCTGCCCAAGGACGGCAAGGCCATCGAGGACTACGGCAACCGCATCTTCCGCAACCCGGGTTTCATCCGCAGCCTCACCGAACAGGAAAAGAAGCTGCGCGACCTGCCGGCCTGA
- a CDS encoding ABC transporter has product MKLRRLLGVMRKELRQMRRDRITLAMIIGIPVMQLLLFGYAINTNLRDLSAGIADQARTSASRMLARDIVASGVVAPALEVATPRQLVDAMRRGEISIGIVIPPDYERRRAEGREALQILVDGSDNAVQSAAAQLARMPLDGMAFDPLAPTPVSVVAFYNPQRSSATNIVPGLVGVILTMTMVLFTAVAIVRERERGNMELLIATPLTSAELMVGKVVPYVVVGLVQTSMVLALGAWCFHVPMGGSLWHVFIAASLLIVANLALGLLISTRAQSQFQAMQMTFFLFLPSILLSGFMFPFAGMPRPVQWLAELLPLTHFLRLVRGVMLRGASLWELWPDALALLVFSAVMMAGAILRFRKRLD; this is encoded by the coding sequence ATGAAGCTGCGCCGCCTGCTGGGGGTGATGCGCAAGGAGCTGCGGCAGATGCGGCGCGACCGCATCACCCTGGCGATGATCATCGGCATCCCGGTGATGCAGCTGCTGCTGTTCGGCTACGCCATCAACACCAACCTGCGCGATCTGTCCGCGGGTATCGCCGACCAGGCCCGCACCTCGGCCTCGCGGATGCTGGCGCGTGACATCGTGGCCAGCGGCGTGGTGGCGCCGGCGCTGGAGGTGGCGACGCCGCGGCAACTGGTGGACGCGATGCGCCGCGGCGAGATCAGCATCGGCATCGTCATCCCGCCCGACTACGAGCGCCGCCGCGCCGAAGGCCGCGAAGCGCTGCAGATCCTGGTCGACGGCAGTGACAACGCGGTGCAGAGTGCGGCCGCGCAGCTGGCGCGGATGCCGCTGGACGGCATGGCGTTCGACCCGCTGGCGCCGACCCCGGTCAGCGTGGTCGCCTTCTACAACCCGCAGCGCAGTTCGGCGACCAACATCGTACCGGGGCTGGTGGGGGTGATCCTGACCATGACCATGGTGCTGTTCACCGCGGTGGCGATCGTGCGCGAACGCGAACGCGGCAACATGGAACTGCTGATCGCCACGCCGCTGACCAGCGCCGAGCTGATGGTCGGCAAGGTCGTTCCCTACGTGGTGGTCGGGCTGGTGCAGACCAGCATGGTGCTGGCACTGGGCGCGTGGTGCTTCCACGTGCCCATGGGGGGCAGCCTGTGGCATGTGTTCATCGCCGCCAGCCTGCTGATCGTCGCCAACCTGGCGCTGGGGCTGCTGATATCGACCCGCGCGCAGTCGCAGTTCCAGGCGATGCAGATGACCTTCTTCCTGTTCCTGCCGTCGATCCTGCTGTCCGGCTTCATGTTCCCGTTCGCGGGCATGCCGCGTCCGGTGCAATGGCTGGCGGAGCTGCTGCCGCTGACCCATTTCCTGCGCCTGGTGCGCGGGGTGATGCTGCGTGGCGCCAGCCTGTGGGAGCTGTGGCCCGATGCGCTGGCGCTGCTGGTCTTCAGTGCGGTGATGATGGCAGGCGCGATCCTGCGCTTCCGCAAGCGGCTGGACTGA
- a CDS encoding ABC transporter ATP-binding protein, producing MRARGLSRRFGALRAVDGIDLDVPRRQVYGFLGPNGSGKSTTIRMLCGLLTPSAGEIEVLGLRIPAQAEALRSRIGYMTQKFSLFDDLGVRENLEFMAAVHDLPGAQARRRIDTLVEQYRFQDRQKQLAGTLSGGQKQRLALAAAVIHQPELLFLDEPTSAVDPESRRDFWEKLFELADAGTTLLVSTHYMDEAERCHRIAILDRGVLVADGTPAELTARLAGRTLVVDADPPRQAARVLAACAGVASVAQIGNRLRVLLDPGAAPAPLAEALQAAGIAARMHPQPASLEDVFVAATRQRPAAARDEA from the coding sequence ATCCGCGCGCGCGGCCTGAGCCGGCGCTTCGGCGCGCTGCGGGCGGTGGACGGCATCGACCTGGACGTGCCGCGCCGCCAGGTGTACGGCTTCCTGGGGCCGAACGGTTCGGGCAAGTCCACCACCATCCGCATGCTGTGCGGCCTGCTCACGCCCAGCGCCGGCGAGATCGAGGTGCTGGGCCTGCGCATTCCCGCGCAGGCCGAGGCGCTGCGCAGCCGCATCGGCTACATGACGCAGAAGTTCTCGCTGTTCGACGACCTGGGCGTGCGCGAGAACCTGGAGTTCATGGCGGCCGTGCACGACCTGCCGGGAGCGCAGGCGCGGCGGCGCATCGACACGCTGGTCGAGCAATACCGTTTCCAGGACCGGCAGAAGCAGCTGGCCGGCACCCTGAGCGGTGGCCAGAAGCAGCGCCTGGCGCTGGCCGCGGCGGTCATCCACCAGCCGGAACTGCTGTTCCTGGACGAGCCCACCAGCGCGGTGGACCCCGAATCGCGCCGCGATTTCTGGGAAAAGCTGTTCGAACTGGCCGATGCCGGCACCACCCTGCTGGTCTCCACCCATTACATGGACGAGGCCGAGCGCTGCCACCGCATCGCCATCCTCGACCGTGGCGTGCTGGTGGCCGACGGCACCCCGGCCGAGCTCACCGCGCGGCTGGCCGGGCGCACGCTCGTGGTCGACGCCGATCCGCCGCGGCAGGCCGCGCGGGTGCTGGCGGCCTGCGCCGGCGTGGCCAGCGTGGCGCAGATCGGCAACCGCCTGCGCGTGCTGCTGGATCCCGGTGCCGCGCCGGCGCCACTGGCCGAAGCGCTGCAGGCGGCGGGCATCGCCGCGCGCATGCACCCCCAGCCCGCCAGCCTGGAAGACGTGTTCGTCGCCGCGACCCGCCAGCGGCCGGCTGCCGCCCGGGACGAGGCATGA
- a CDS encoding nicotinate-nucleotide diphosphorylase (carboxylating): MLPQPPAAPPQEQIDADVARALAEDIGSGDVTAALLPDTADCAYLLCKQDAVIAGRPWFDATHRALDPQVRIDWRVREGEQVAAGTVLATLQGRSRALVSAERTSLNFMQTLSATATTTARHVAAVAGTGTRILDTRKTLPGLRLAQKYAVRCGGGDNHRIGLFDMVMLKENHIRAAGSLTAAVRAARAQQPALPLVVEVEDLAQLEEALAVGCDRILIDDFSPAMRRDAVRIAASQAPAKRIPLEVSGSVGLDGLRAIAEDGVDYVSIGGLTKHVQAIDLSLKLGPPPR, encoded by the coding sequence ATGCTGCCGCAGCCGCCGGCCGCTCCGCCGCAGGAGCAGATCGACGCCGACGTCGCCCGCGCCCTGGCTGAGGACATCGGCAGCGGCGACGTCACCGCCGCGCTGCTGCCCGATACCGCCGACTGCGCCTACCTGCTGTGCAAGCAGGACGCGGTGATCGCCGGCCGCCCCTGGTTCGACGCCACCCACCGCGCGCTCGATCCGCAGGTCAGGATCGACTGGCGGGTGCGGGAGGGCGAGCAGGTCGCTGCCGGCACCGTACTGGCCACGCTGCAGGGCCGCAGCCGCGCCCTGGTCAGCGCCGAGCGCACGTCGCTGAATTTCATGCAGACGCTGTCGGCCACCGCCACCACCACCGCGCGCCATGTCGCGGCCGTGGCCGGCACCGGGACGCGCATCCTCGACACCCGCAAGACCCTGCCCGGCCTGCGCCTGGCGCAGAAGTACGCGGTGCGCTGCGGCGGCGGCGACAACCACCGCATCGGCCTGTTCGACATGGTGATGCTGAAGGAGAACCACATCCGCGCCGCCGGCTCGTTGACCGCCGCGGTACGCGCCGCGCGCGCGCAGCAACCGGCCCTGCCGCTGGTGGTCGAGGTGGAGGACCTGGCGCAGCTGGAAGAGGCGCTGGCCGTCGGTTGCGACCGCATCCTGATCGACGACTTCAGCCCGGCCATGCGCCGCGATGCGGTACGCATCGCCGCCAGCCAAGCGCCCGCGAAGCGCATTCCACTGGAGGTTTCCGGCAGCGTCGGCCTGGACGGGCTGCGCGCGATCGCCGAGGACGGGGTCGACTATGTTTCCATCGGCGGACTGACCAAGCATGTGCAGGCGATCGACCTGTCGCTGAAGCTGGGCCCACCGCCGCGCTGA
- a CDS encoding cytochrome c1, producing the protein MTKKWIALLASAAAALLFSATTFAATEGALQQAGNDLSDQASLQRGAQAYMNYCSGCHSLKYLRYSRMASDLGLTEQQVMDNLNFTGAKFGEQIHVAMTKAQGEKWFGKMPPDLSLIARVRQSDWVYTYLKSFYLDESRPLGWNNKLFPNASMPNPLWELQGLQHAEFGEPDAAGERHPERLVVTSPGKVTPQEYDQTVRDITNFLEYAGEPAALKRQSLGVWVVLFLALLSFLAYLLKNEYWTDVH; encoded by the coding sequence ATGACTAAGAAATGGATTGCCTTGCTGGCATCGGCCGCTGCCGCGCTCCTGTTCTCGGCCACCACCTTCGCCGCCACCGAAGGCGCGCTGCAGCAGGCCGGCAACGACCTGTCCGACCAGGCATCGCTGCAGCGTGGTGCGCAGGCCTACATGAACTACTGCTCGGGCTGCCATTCGCTGAAATACCTGCGTTACTCGCGCATGGCGTCGGACCTTGGCCTGACCGAGCAGCAGGTCATGGACAACCTGAACTTCACCGGTGCCAAGTTCGGTGAGCAGATCCATGTGGCCATGACCAAGGCGCAGGGCGAGAAGTGGTTCGGCAAGATGCCGCCGGACCTGAGCCTGATCGCGCGCGTGCGCCAGAGCGACTGGGTCTACACCTATCTCAAGTCGTTCTACCTGGACGAGTCGCGGCCGCTGGGCTGGAACAACAAGCTGTTCCCGAACGCCTCCATGCCCAATCCGCTGTGGGAGCTGCAGGGCCTGCAGCATGCCGAGTTCGGCGAGCCCGACGCGGCCGGCGAGCGGCACCCGGAGCGGCTGGTGGTGACCAGTCCGGGCAAGGTGACGCCGCAGGAGTACGACCAGACCGTGCGCGACATCACCAATTTCCTGGAGTACGCGGGCGAGCCGGCCGCACTCAAGCGCCAGAGCCTGGGCGTGTGGGTGGTGCTGTTCCTGGCGCTGCTCTCCTTCCTGGCTTACCTGCTCAAGAACGAGTACTGGACCGACGTGCATTGA